One stretch of Saccharomonospora xinjiangensis XJ-54 DNA includes these proteins:
- a CDS encoding YciI family protein: protein MTEGENAGAVLHLMRVRYTGSEEDAAPFVAAHVEYLRHHHGEGTFVVSGQTVPSPEGGAIVACGVDRATVEAIAARDPFVAAGVAEYSITSIEVGRVHPALAALLT from the coding sequence GTGACCGAGGGAGAAAATGCGGGTGCTGTGCTGCACCTGATGCGAGTCCGATACACCGGCTCGGAGGAAGACGCCGCGCCGTTCGTCGCGGCACACGTCGAGTACCTGCGGCACCACCACGGCGAGGGCACGTTCGTGGTGTCGGGGCAGACCGTGCCCTCGCCGGAAGGCGGTGCGATCGTGGCGTGTGGTGTGGACCGGGCCACGGTGGAGGCCATCGCCGCGCGAGACCCGTTCGTCGCCGCCGGTGTGGCGGAGTATTCGATCACCAGTATCGAGGTGGGCCGCGTGCACCCCGCACTCGCGGCGCTGCTCACCTGA
- the rox gene encoding rifampin monooxygenase, with translation MIDVSDVVVVGAGPTGLMLACELRLHGMRVLVVDKREQPAPFVRALGLHIRSIEIMDQRGLLDRFLAHGQRYPVGGFFAAIPAPAPEGLDTSHPYVLGIPQTTTDRLLAERAVELGAEIRRGVECVGFGQDDDGVTVDLADAGPRSDGQCTRVRCRYLVGCDGGRSTVRDILGVGFPGEPSQSETLLGEMEVTAAPDTVAAVVSEVRRTHLRFGVSPLGGGVYRVVVPAEGIATDRSVPPTLDEVRRQLRAYAGTDFGVRCPRWLSRFGDATRIAERYRVGRVLLAGDAAHIHPPLGGQGLNLGVQDAVNLGWKLAADIAGWGPEGLVDSYHNERHPVAAEVLDNTRAQTELMATGPGPRAMRALMAELLTFDVVNRHLIEKITAVGVRYDLGEGHALVGRRMRDVRLSRGRLYELMRGGRGLLLDQTGLLSVEGWADRVDHVIDTSEELDVPALLLRPDGHVAWAGDDQRELLVPLTRWFGAPAPQAAPPGSRR, from the coding sequence GTGATCGATGTCAGTGATGTTGTCGTGGTGGGCGCGGGTCCGACCGGGCTGATGCTGGCCTGCGAGCTGCGGCTGCACGGCATGCGCGTTCTCGTGGTGGACAAGCGGGAACAGCCGGCCCCTTTCGTGCGCGCGCTCGGCCTGCACATCCGCAGTATCGAGATCATGGACCAGCGTGGTTTGCTCGACCGGTTCCTGGCGCACGGGCAGCGGTATCCGGTCGGCGGGTTCTTCGCCGCCATCCCCGCGCCCGCACCCGAGGGGCTGGACACCTCGCACCCCTACGTCCTCGGTATCCCGCAGACGACCACCGACCGTCTGCTGGCCGAGCGCGCCGTCGAACTCGGCGCCGAGATCAGGCGTGGCGTCGAATGCGTGGGGTTCGGTCAGGACGACGACGGGGTGACTGTCGATCTCGCCGATGCCGGGCCCCGTTCGGATGGGCAGTGCACGCGGGTGCGTTGCCGCTACCTCGTCGGGTGCGACGGCGGCCGGAGCACGGTGCGAGACATTCTCGGGGTCGGCTTCCCCGGTGAACCGTCACAGTCGGAGACGTTGCTCGGTGAGATGGAGGTGACCGCTGCGCCGGACACGGTGGCGGCAGTGGTGTCCGAGGTCCGCAGAACCCACTTGAGGTTCGGTGTGTCGCCACTCGGGGGAGGGGTGTACCGCGTCGTGGTGCCTGCCGAGGGAATCGCCACTGACCGCTCCGTGCCGCCCACGCTGGACGAGGTCAGACGGCAGCTACGGGCGTACGCGGGAACCGATTTCGGTGTGCGTTGCCCACGCTGGCTCTCGCGTTTCGGTGACGCCACCCGGATCGCCGAACGTTACCGGGTCGGCCGGGTGCTGCTGGCCGGGGACGCGGCACACATCCATCCTCCCCTCGGCGGGCAGGGCCTCAATCTCGGAGTGCAGGACGCGGTCAATCTCGGCTGGAAACTGGCGGCTGACATCGCGGGATGGGGGCCGGAAGGGCTGGTGGACAGCTACCACAACGAACGGCATCCGGTGGCCGCCGAGGTGCTCGACAACACCCGCGCGCAGACGGAGCTGATGGCCACGGGGCCCGGCCCGAGGGCGATGCGTGCGCTGATGGCGGAACTGCTGACCTTCGACGTGGTGAACCGGCATCTGATCGAGAAGATCACCGCCGTCGGGGTGCGCTACGACCTCGGTGAGGGGCACGCACTGGTCGGCAGGAGGATGCGGGATGTGAGGCTGAGCCGGGGACGGCTCTACGAGCTGATGCGCGGCGGGCGGGGACTGTTGCTCGACCAGACCGGGTTGTTGTCGGTGGAGGGCTGGGCTGACCGGGTCGATCACGTGATCGACACCAGTGAGGAGCTGGACGTGCCCGCCCTGCTGCTGAGACCCGACGGCCACGTGGCGTGGGCCGGGGACGACCAGCGGGAGTTGCTCGTGCCGCTGACGCGGTGGTTCGGGGCGCCCGCGCCCCAGGCGGCCCCGCCGGGGTCACGGCGCTGA